The DNA region GGCGGAACCCCGGCGCCGGTGTCGTTCACGCCCGTCGCCAACGGCTTCGGGGCGGGGACACGCGACCCGCAGGACCGCCCCAACTGCCTGCGGCTGATCCTGGTGGACGGAAACGAGGCGGCGGCGGAGAGCGTGGTGGTCATCCAGTGCGACGTGGACGACCTGTCGCCCGAGTACGTGCCGCCGCTGATGGAGGCGGCGCTGGCGGCCGGGGCGCTCGACTGCACGGCGCTGCCGGTGACGATGAAGAAGGGACGGCCCGGCGTGCGCATCGAGGCGCTGGCGCATCCCGACCGTCGCGACGCGGTGGCGGAGGCGCTCTTCCATGCGGGCTCCACCATCGGGGTGCGCTTCTGGGCGGCGGACCGGCGTACACTGCCGCGCCGCATGGAAACCGTGTTGTGGCGCGGGCAGGAAGTTCGCGTGAAGCGCTCGTCGCTCCCGGGCGGGGGCGAGCGGGCGAAACCGGAGTTCGAGGACGTGGCGCGTGCCGCGGCGGCGCTGGGGATCACCCCGCTGGCCGCCTACCGCGCCCTGCTGGCCGAGGGCGTCGCGGCCGAGGGGTAGCTCCCCCGCCGCGGCCTCCGGACCGATCGCCCCTTGCGGGGGCGGCACCTTTCCCTTCCACGGAGGACGGAAATGAAGATCGAACGTGGGCTGATCCTTGCCGCCGGCATCGCCGTGGCGAGCGCCTGCGCGAGCGCGGGCACCACCGGGGGCGGCGGCGCGGCCGCCGGGCCCACCGTGGCGGCTTCGTCGGCGCTGCCGCAGGTGCAGTGCGCCGCGGGCCCGCCCGCCGTGACCGCGCAGGCCACCGCCGCGCAGGCTGCGCTCAACCGCACGCTGATCCTCCAGGGCGCGGCGCAGACGCCGTTCTACAACACGGCCATGGAGCAGGCGCGCGCCGGCATCGCGGCCGACGCCAACAACCCGCTCCACTACTTCCTGCTGGCCCAGGCGGCGCTCGGCACCAACAACTACGCCGCCGCCGACAGCGCCTTCCGCCGCACGGTGACGCTCTGCCCGCAGTTCGCGAGCGAGGTCAACCCGCAGCGCGAGCGCGCCGCGCAGATGGTGTTCAACGCGGGCGTGGAGTCGTTCAACCGGCAGGACACCGCCCAGGCCCTGGCGCAGTGGGAACAGGCCGGGCGGCTGAACGAGGCGATGCCGCAGGCGTACTTCAACCAGGCCGTGGTGTACGCGGGCCGCAACGACCACGCGCGCGCCGCCACGGCGTACCGCGCCGCGCTCGCCGCGCTGGAGCGCGTCACGCCCGACACCAGCAACGCCGCCGAGCTCGTGGAGACGCGGGCGGGGAGCCTTTCGGGGCTGCTGAACGCGGGCGCGCACTTCTTCTCGGTCAACGACTTCGCGCGCGCCGGCGAGATGTTCGCCGAGGTACACCGCCTGGACCCCAACCACCGCGATGCCTGGTACAACCACGCGCTCTCGCTGTACAAGCTGGAGCGCTGGCAGGAGCTGGTGCCGGTGGCCTCGCGCCTGGTGCAGATCGACCCGCTCAACTACAACGCGCGGATCGTGCTGTTCAACGCGTACAAGGGGATCTCGGACGCGGCCAAGACGTCGCGCAACACTGCCGTGGAGACGGCGAACCGGAACCTGGCGGTGAGCACCCTCCAGGCGGCGGACTCCCTGCCGGTGCAGGTGGACGAGACGCAGCTCAGCACGCGTGACGACGGCGCCCGCCTCACCGGTGTGGTGAAGGGCGGCATTGCGCGCGCGGGCACGCCCATCCGCCTGAACTTCACCTTCTTCGGCCCCTCCGGCCCAGTGGGCACGCAGAGCATTACCGTGAACGCCCCCGCCAAGGACGCCTCGACCCCGTTCGAGGTCGCGATGCCCACGACGCAGCCGGTGACGGGGTACAGTTATCGAGTGGGAAGCTGACGGAAGCGAACGGAAGTGCGTTAGTGCGTTAGTGCGTAAGTGCGGGGCGGCGTCGCGAGATGCCGCCCCGTTACTATTCCCCCTTCTTCTGTCATCCTGAGTGACGCGCCTCACGGTCCTTTCCCCGTCGCGGATTTCTGGCGCGGAGCGAAGGATCTACTGCGCGTGACGGGAGGCCTGGCGTCGCACGCGGTCCTCCTGCCTCGCCGGCTAGATCCTTCGATCGCCGCCAGAGCTTGGGTGTGCGGCTGTCTTCTGTTAGGCGGCTCCCTCAGGATGACAATGTGGGGGGTGCAGGTTCATGCGCCTGCGCCGCGCGGTGGCACTTGGCACTAGGCACTTGGCACTAGGCACTTTCGTTTCGCACTCACGCACTCACGCACTCACGCACTTCCCCAAGGTGCACGCTTCTTGCGACCCAGCGCCGCGATTCGAGGGGAAACGAACGACACGCGGAGAGGAGCCGGTTTGAGCGTAGACGAGATCGCGGAACAGACTGTCCGCTGCGAACACTGTGGAGTGGAGTTCGCGGGCGGGGACGCATGCCCGCAGTGCGGGAAGCTGCGGGAGCAGGTGACGTGCGAGGACGACCCGTCGCAGCTCGCGTTGTTCCGCTGCGTGATCTGCGGGCGCGCGGTGTGCCGCAACCTGCCGGAAGGCTCGCACGCGGCGCTCTGCGACGAGCACCGCACCGTGCCGATGATCGAAGGGTGGGCTCAGGTGTACAGTGCAGCGTCGGAGATGGAGGCGCAGCTGATCGTGGAGAACCTGCGCGCCGAGGAGATCGACGCGCTGCTCTACAACCAGGCCGACCGCTCCTTCCCCGTGGACATGGGCGAGCTCAGCATCGCCCGCGTGCTGGTGCCGGTGTGGCAGTACGGCGCCGCGCTGGAGATGATCCAGGCGCACATGGACTCGGAGGGCGAGGTGGCCTTCGCCTGCCCGGTCTGCGGCGAGGTGTACGAGCCGGGGCAGGCGGTGTGCGGCTCGTGCGGGGCCCCGCTGGCGGGGTAGCCGTTCGTTGACGCGGCCGGTGCGCGGCGCCATATTCGCCCCGCCGGCCGCGCACATCGGGCCGCGAGCGGTTCCCGGGTTTTCCGGAGCCGCTTTTTTCGTATGGTAACATCCTTTTAGCATTGGAATAGACGTGAAGCTTCCCGTAGTCGCCGTCGTCGGCCGTCCCAACGTGGGCAAGTCCACCTTCTTCAACCGCGTCATCGGCGAGCGGGTGGCGATCGTGGAAGACCGTCCCGGGGTGACCCGCGACCGCAACTTCTACCATACCGAGTGGAACGCACGCCAGTTCTACCTGGTGGACACCGGCGGCATGGTGGAAGGGTCGGACGAGCCGATGGACCGGCTGATCCGCGCCCAGGTGCTCACCGCCATCGAAGAGGCGGACGTGCTGGTGCTGGTGGTGGACGTCAAGAGCGGCGCGCATCCGCTGGACTACGCCATCGCCGAGATCCTGCGCAAGACGCAGAAGCCCGCCATCCTGCTGGTCAACAAGGTGGACAACCTGGGGAATCCCAACGCCGTGGGGCACCACGACTTCTGGGACCTGGGATTGGGCGAGCCGCTCCCCATGTCGTCGCTCAGCGGCAAGGGGAGCGGCGACATCCTGGACGAGATCGTCAAGCACCTCCCCGACGTGGAGGGAGAGGAGGAGGAGGCGCTGCGCGTGGCGGTCATCGGCAAGCCCAACGTCGGCAAGTCGTCGTTCGTCAACCGGCTGCTCGGCGAGGACCGGCTGGTGGTGAGCGACGTCGCCGGCACCACGCGCGACGCCATCGACACCCCCATGCAGTACCACGGCCGCAAGCTGATCTTCGTGGACACCGCGGGGCTGCGCCGGCAGGCGAAGATCGAGGACGGGGTGGAGTTCTACTCCTCCATCCGCACCGAGCGCGCGATCTCGCGGGCCGACGTGTGCGTGCTGATGATCGACGCCACCGAGCCCATCGCCGTGCAGGACCTCAAGATCGCCGAGAAAGCGTGGGAGTCCGGGTGCGGGCTGGTTCTTGTCGCCAACAAGTGGGACCTGGTCGAAAAGGAGACGCAGAGCGCGCCCAACTACGAGAAGGAGATCCGCAACCGCGCCCCCTTTCTGAAGTGGGTGCCCATCCTCTTCACCAGCACGGTGACGGGACAGCGCGTGTACAAGACGCTGGACCTGATCCTCGCGGTGCAGGAGCAGCGCACGCGCCGCATCGCCACGCACGAGGTGAACGAGGTGCTCCGCGCGCTCGTCATGCGCGCCAAGCCGCCGCACCATCATGGGCATCCGGTCAAGTTCCTGTACGGCACCCAGGTCTCCGTCGCGCCCCCCACGATGGTGCTCTGGGTCAACCATCCCGACGGGGTGATGGA from Longimicrobium sp. includes:
- a CDS encoding tetratricopeptide repeat protein: MKIERGLILAAGIAVASACASAGTTGGGGAAAGPTVAASSALPQVQCAAGPPAVTAQATAAQAALNRTLILQGAAQTPFYNTAMEQARAGIAADANNPLHYFLLAQAALGTNNYAAADSAFRRTVTLCPQFASEVNPQRERAAQMVFNAGVESFNRQDTAQALAQWEQAGRLNEAMPQAYFNQAVVYAGRNDHARAATAYRAALAALERVTPDTSNAAELVETRAGSLSGLLNAGAHFFSVNDFARAGEMFAEVHRLDPNHRDAWYNHALSLYKLERWQELVPVASRLVQIDPLNYNARIVLFNAYKGISDAAKTSRNTAVETANRNLAVSTLQAADSLPVQVDETQLSTRDDGARLTGVVKGGIARAGTPIRLNFTFFGPSGPVGTQSITVNAPAKDASTPFEVAMPTTQPVTGYSYRVGS
- the der gene encoding ribosome biogenesis GTPase Der → MKLPVVAVVGRPNVGKSTFFNRVIGERVAIVEDRPGVTRDRNFYHTEWNARQFYLVDTGGMVEGSDEPMDRLIRAQVLTAIEEADVLVLVVDVKSGAHPLDYAIAEILRKTQKPAILLVNKVDNLGNPNAVGHHDFWDLGLGEPLPMSSLSGKGSGDILDEIVKHLPDVEGEEEEALRVAVIGKPNVGKSSFVNRLLGEDRLVVSDVAGTTRDAIDTPMQYHGRKLIFVDTAGLRRQAKIEDGVEFYSSIRTERAISRADVCVLMIDATEPIAVQDLKIAEKAWESGCGLVLVANKWDLVEKETQSAPNYEKEIRNRAPFLKWVPILFTSTVTGQRVYKTLDLILAVQEQRTRRIATHEVNEVLRALVMRAKPPHHHGHPVKFLYGTQVSVAPPTMVLWVNHPDGVMESYERYLQNGFRDAWGFSGVPIRINLRQRGEEAD